Proteins from a genomic interval of Medicago truncatula cultivar Jemalong A17 chromosome 3, MtrunA17r5.0-ANR, whole genome shotgun sequence:
- the LOC11437634 gene encoding ubiquitin-conjugating enzyme E2-17 kDa isoform X1 codes for MASKRILKELKDLQKDPPTSCSAGPVAEDMFHWQATIMGPADSPYAGGVFLVSIHFPPDYPFKPPKVAFRTKVFHPNINSNGSICLDILKEQWSPALTISKVLLSICSLLTDPNPDDPLVPEIAHMYKTDRTKYEATARSWTQKYAMG; via the exons ATGGCATCGAAACGGATCCTCAAGGAGCTCAAGGATTTGCAGAAGGATCCACCAACATCATGCAGCGCAG GTCCTGTGGCTGAGGACATGTTTCATTGGCAAGCAACAATCATGGGACCTGCTGATAGCCCCTATGCTGGTGGTGTGTTTTTGGTTTCAATTCATTTTCCTCCGGATTATCCATTCAAGCCACCAAAG GTTGCATTTAGGACTAAGGTATTCCACCCAAACATCAACAGCAATGGAAGTATTTGTCTCGACATTCTTAAGGAACAATGGAGCCCCGCACTGACCATTTCCAAG GTGCTTTTGTCAATCTGCTCATTGTTGACGGATCCAAATCCCGATGACCCTCTTGTGCCTGAAATTGCACATATGTACAAGACTGACAGGACCAAGTATGAAGCCACCGCACGCAGCTGGACACAGAAGTATGCCATGGGTTGA
- the LOC11437634 gene encoding ubiquitin-conjugating enzyme E2-17 kDa isoform X2 — protein sequence MASKRILKELKDLQKDPPTSCSAGPVAEDMFHWQATIMGPADSPYAGGVFLVSIHFPPDYPFKPPKVAFRTKVFHPNINSNGSICLDILKEQWSPALTISKV from the exons ATGGCATCGAAACGGATCCTCAAGGAGCTCAAGGATTTGCAGAAGGATCCACCAACATCATGCAGCGCAG GTCCTGTGGCTGAGGACATGTTTCATTGGCAAGCAACAATCATGGGACCTGCTGATAGCCCCTATGCTGGTGGTGTGTTTTTGGTTTCAATTCATTTTCCTCCGGATTATCCATTCAAGCCACCAAAG GTTGCATTTAGGACTAAGGTATTCCACCCAAACATCAACAGCAATGGAAGTATTTGTCTCGACATTCTTAAGGAACAATGGAGCCCCGCACTGACCATTTCCAAGGTTTGA
- the LOC11439115 gene encoding DNA primase small subunit, producing MIPQQDSEFDSNCLKPYYGKLFPYADIFKWMSYGHDGKHPGCDQSYFGRREFSFTLNGDFYLRFQSYNNALELEKAIKEKCPLKIDIGPVYTVDPAKRHAYAQSDNNVFTPVERELIFDIDMTDYDDVRYCCKGADVCLDCWPLMTIAIKVIDTSLRDDFGFKHILWVYSGRRGVHCWVCDGKARRLTNEQRASVADYFRVYKGNENSHKKVSLMGAALHPFLATSYTNVLKDYFEKVLLTRQNLLATEERYEKILSMIPDESIASELRGKWQDSRRSSSAKEDINIVRWEQCKQLLQSGKHKSQGLRRCVEEIVFCYTYPRLDMEVSKHMNHLLKAPFCVHPKTGRVCVPIDPNRCDEFDPTTVPTVFQLLEELNNEGLRADVNGERSGTSLGNSVTLFRSSFLEPLQKGSKEEIERSYNLKLQQSKNSIGW from the exons ATGATCCCACAACAAGATTCCGAGTTTGATTCCAATTGTCTCAAACCATATTACG GAAAGCTGTTTCCTTATGCTGATATATTTAAATGGATGTCTTATGGCCACG ATGGGAAACATCCTGGTTGTGATCAGTCCTACTTTGGAAGAAGGGAATTTTCCTTCACTTTGAATGGTGACTTTTATCTGCGCTTCCAATCTTACAACAATGCCCTTGAGCTCGAAAaagccatcaaagaaaaatGCCCTTTAAAGATTGACATTGGACCTGTCTACACAGTCGAT CCTGCAAAAAGGCATGCCTATGCACAAAGTGATAATAATGTCTTCACTCCAGTTGAGAGGGAGTTGATTTTTGATATT GATATGACAGATTATGATGATGTCAGATACTGCTGCAAGGGGGCTGATGTTTGCTTGGATTGCTGGCCATTGATGACCATAGCCATCAAAGTGATTGATACTTCCTTAAGAG ATGACTTTGGCTTCAAGCACATACTCTGGGTCTATAGTGGACGAAGAGGTGTTCACTGTTGGGTGTGTGATGGGAAGGCAAGAAG GTTGACTAATGAGCAAAGAGCTTCTGTTGCTGACTATTTTCGTGTTTACAAG GGCAATGAAAATAGTCATAAGAAGGTTTCTTTGATGGGTGCTGCTCTTCATCCTTTCTTGGC GACATCATACACCAACGTTCTCAAAGACTATTTCGAGAAAGTACTGCTTACACGTCAAAACTTACTCGCTACTGAGGAGAGATATGAGAAGATCCTAAGCATGATTCCTGATGAAT CTATTGCTTCTGAACTTAGGGGAAAATGGCAAGACAGTAGGCGTTCCTCTAGTGCAAAAGAAGATATTAATATTGTACGATGGGAACAGTGCAAGCAGTTGTTGCAATCTGGAAAACATAAg TCACAAGGGTTGCGTAGATGTGTTGAAGAGATTGTGTTCTGCTATACTTACCCCAGGCTAGATATGGAG GTTTCAAAACATATGAATCATTTGCTTAAAGCTCCATTTTGTGTACATCCAAAAACAG GTCGTGTCTGTGTCCCTATTGACCCAAATCGATGCGACGAGTTCGATCCTACTACAGTACCCACTGTTTTCCAG CTTTTAGAAGAGCTTAATAATGAAGGCTTGAGAGCCGATGTTAATGGTG AGAGGAGTGGAACTTCCCTTGGAAACTCCGTTACGCTTTTCAGATCATCGTTCTTAGAACCTTTACAAAAAGGCAGCAAG GAGGAGATAGAAAGATCCTATAATTTAAAGTTGCAGCAGTCAAAGAACTCCATAGGTTGGTAG